A genome region from Erythrolamprus reginae isolate rEryReg1 chromosome 4, rEryReg1.hap1, whole genome shotgun sequence includes the following:
- the NPAT gene encoding protein NPAT isoform X1 — MLLPSDVARLVLGYLQQEKLLATCRAFILESSDLKEYAEHCTGEGFVPACLLSLFGKNLTTILNEYIAMKSKETTNDIPAIMSSLWKKLDYTLSQIRSMQNSVGFSANQRSRTRSAIADMKKQKCLQQSASSNLGSSPAVYQPGQLTSTAITATQVILKPVISSSLAQPRLNPPSALQGQIQESQIHMCDSLTLVSALQERKLNTSVLSPGKRKSDSQKKRSNASGPQLSNCSIQESSPAEKVSLPMQEESEQLELIDGDLPQMIIENAREKILSSKCLQEKLAENINKFLGSDGNMPQTAKQAESGPPIQESSIDEFLGLQQGEIHMTEEAIQEILEQTESDPAFQGLFDVFDFGKTKNCRNVSQGISTQNGTDNSMLVDEENLEALESYIGTKELGDNSHESLSYTDDHSKEACVLKTSCSEHDFTLEQHLKIQSIVSGEFSSSSEVRNQSESVEMETPDQRIEPKFTSESVQNQFPGTEPNIDACNKQGPATRNYRTEKDGLCQGVQNLPDLPYNQLDTSQTALSDKTECCSLPNMLSEKTNAEVLAPLKSYESETVNKPSVNCSHSKEMAENVQQVTDQSVFPVSAQRNRNSPSSSNFQDSNKLESEHSATLVVEASHPNVVELQLEVVGTSNSLNLNDPAIDPEPCSKYGNQKLEDSEIAQVEIQEPSSSSPKADAKSLFLTADNDRPTETAIEANATTSSECRSPLLDPTGETSPGNKIAEGVSSSNQGIGADASNIVSLKIIISDDPFISSDTELNNAVSSITGENVPTIILSSPAKSPSKMTRTSKSITAEESEKPGDSALVEHNLLVLRSQESGVSSLNIQNEDCAVFSVAGTSNISKDGEFIQLMPATSTSFGSSNSVYIASCISDPTALSTNVTPSNLVMFPGSSTSLASHIPMSPQLQTPPRTNSLFAMNPSMSPNYSQGSAIIIASPVQPVLQGMVGMIPVSIMGQNGNALSDPSRQILHMPVHASLSSGSIPKLPLPPKFHRMPRSKSNGGGKPVLNGSEPGSRVQRTGNSDKNICGDLKKTIETLPADTTSPSSKQNGSHRRVLCFDTTQASQKEKNENSKFCQSSSNTVLSSTKTQPSKRERERTLPRILCKPDITSKNLAVKESQLEKKGSGPGVASDILRKQTANKENELERSLPPQTPEMASLSNNQQSLHHEKNCSSAQEVTKKPRLQPKANNKNAGVLPSKEFKKEQAKSPSQVNSLTGPLTKQAVEMLYDIQRHSPASKLPENGELPLPRTPSGTSDRHSDDTFDIRTPTCKRYSEDSTTPRIMVPPATPDLPACSPASETGSENSVSMAAHTLMILSRAAIARTSTTTPLKDNTQQFKSIRSAAKKRKQEDSVDCEKNSRTPNKKDAQNFALPIKKKKIKQKKLPIAFPAEMDVDKFLLSLHYDE; from the exons ATGTTACTGCCGTCTGACGTGGCCCGTCTGGTTCTAG GTTATTTACAACAAGAAAAACTTTTAGCCACATGCAGAGCATTTATATTGGAAAGTTCAGATTTAAAAGAATATGCAGAGCACTGTACAGGGGAAGGTTTTGTCCCAGCCTGTTTACtt TCTCTCTTTGGAAAAAACTTAACTACCATATTGAATGAGTACATAGCAATGAAATCCAAAG aaacaaCAAATGACATTCCAGCAATTATGTCATCTCTATGGAAGAAGTTAGATTATACACTTTCTCAAATCAG GAGCATGCAGAATTCAGTTGGATTTTCTGCCAATCAACGGA GTCGCACTAGAAGTGCAATTGCAGATATGAAAAAGCAGAAGTGCCTTCAACAGTCAGCCTCTTCTAATTTAGGATCATCACCTGCAGTTTATCAGCCAGGACAACTAACTTCCACTGCAATAACAGCCACACAGGTTATTCTTAAACCAGTTATATCTTCAAGTCTCGCTCAGCCAAGATTGAATCCTCCTTCTGCACTCCAGGGCCAAATTCAGGAAAGCCAAATTCATA tGTGTGATTCCCTCACTCTGGTTTCTGCACTCCAAGAGAGAAAGCTTAACACAAGTGTATTGTctccaggaaaaagaaaaag TGACTCCCAGAAGAAAAGGAGTAACGCATCAGGACCACAGTTGTCTAATTGTAGCATCCAAGAATCTTCTCCAGCAGAAAAAGTCAGCTTGCCTATGCAAGAAGAAAGTGAGCAACTAGAACTTATTGATGGTGACCTTCCC CAAATGATTATTGAAAATGCCAGAGAGAAAATTCTGAGCAGTAAATGTCTGCAGGAGAAGCTAGCTGAAAATATTAATAAGTTCTTGGGCAG CGATGGCAATATGCCTCAGACAGCAAAACAGGCAGAAAGTGGTCCACCAATACAAGAGTCTTCAATTGATGAATTTCTTGGTCTTCAG CAGGGTGAAATTCACATGACAGAAGAAGCCATCCAGGAGATTCTGGAGCAAACAGAATCAGATCCAGCATTTCAAGGACTCTTTGATGTATTTGATTTTG GTAAAACAAAGAATTGTAGAAATGTTTCTCAGGGTATTTCTACACAGAATGGGACAGATAATTCCATGTTGGTGGATGAAGAAAACCTAGAAGCACTTGAAAGCTATATTGGCACTAAGGAACTCG GTGATAATTCCCATGAGAGTCTATCATACACAGACGATCATTCAAAAGAAGCATGTGTCCTAAAGACTAGTTGCAGCGAACATGATTTTACTTTAGAACAGCATCTAAAGATACAAAGTATAGTATCTGGAGAATTTTCTTCAAGCTCTGAAGTGAGAAATCAAAGTGAATCAGTTGAAATGGAGACACCTGACCAAAGAATTGAGCCAAAATTTACCTCGGAATCTGTGCAAAATCAGTTTCCTGGCACTGAGCCCAATatagatgcttgcaacaaacaAGGACCAGCTACAAGGAATTATAGAACTGAAAAGGATGGATTATGTCAAGGTGTTCAGAACTTACCTGATTTGCCGTACAATCAGCTGGATACTTCACAAACAGCTTTATCGGATAAAACTGAGTGTTGTTCTTTGCCAAATATGCTCTCTGAAAAAACAAATGCAGAAGTTCTTGCTCCCTTGAAATCTTATGAAAGTGAAACAGTGAACAAACCTAGTGTGAATTGCAGCCATTCAAAAGAAATGGCTGAAAATGTACAGCAGGTCACAGATCAATCTGTGTTTCCTGTATCTGCCCAGCGCAACCGAAACAGTCCTAGTTCTTCTAATTTTCAAGACTCAAATAAGTTGGAATCAGAACATTCTGCAACACTTGTGGTTGAAGCATCCCATCCAAATGTAGTAGAGCTCCAACTTGAAGTTGTTGGTACTTCCAACAGTCTTAATTTGAATGATCCAGCTATAGACCCAGAACCTTGCTCAAAATATGGCAACCAGAAATTGGAGGATTCTGAAATAGCACAGGTAGAAATCCAGgagccatcatcatcatctccaaaAGCAGATGCCAAGAGTTTGTTTTTAACTGCTGATAATGACAGGCCTACAGAAACAGCTATTGAGGCCAATGCCACTACATCCAGTGAATGTCGTTCTCCACTTCTGGATCCAACAGGTGAAACAAGCCCAGGAAACAAAATTGCTGAGGGTGTTTCATCTAGTAATCAAGGCATTGGTGCAGATGCTTCTAATATTGTTTCCTTAAAAATTATTATAAGCGATGATCCGTTCATTTCATCAGACACTGAACTAAATAATGCTGTTTCCAGCATCACAGGGGAAAATGTACCAACTATAATATTGTCCTCTCCAGCTAAATCACCATCCAAGATGACAAGAACATCTAAATCTATAACAGCTGAAGAGTCTGAAAAGCCTGGAGATTCAGCTTTGGTAGAACATAATCTTTTGGTTCTTAGATCTCAAGAGTCTGGTGTGAGTTCCCTCAACATACAAAATGAAGATTGTGCAGTATTTTCAGTTGCTGGCACAAGCAATATTTCCAAGGATGGAGAATTTATTCAGTTGATGCCAGCCACAAGCACATCTTTTGGAAGCTCCAATAGTGTTTATATTGCCTCCTGTATATCTGATCCCACAGCATTGAGTACTAATGTTACTCCATCAAATTTAGTTATGTTTCCGGGCAGTTCAACTTCTCTTGCATCACACATTCCAATGTCACCACAGTTACAGACGCCTCCTAGGACAAACAGTTTGTTTGCCATGAACCCATCAATGTCTCCAAATTATTCGCAGG GGTCTGCAATTATAATTGCTTCTCCAGTACAGCCTGTATTGCAAGGAATGGTAGGAATGATTCCTGTATCTATAATGGGGCAAAATGGAAACGCTCTCTCAGATCCTTCCCGTCAG ATCCTGCATATGCCGGTCCATGCTTCATTGAGCAGTGGAAGTATTCCtaaacttcctcttcctccaaaaTTTCACAGGATGCCAAGAAGTAAATCAAATGGAGGAG GAAAGCCAGTACTCAATGGATCAGAACCTGGTTCTCGAGTTCAGAG aaCTGGAAACTCAGACAAGAATATTTGTGGGGATTTGAAAAAGACGATAGAAACTCTGCCAGCTGATACTACAAGCCCAAGTTCCAAACAAAATGGCAGTCACAGAAGAGTGCTTTGCTTTGATACCACCCAAGCATCACAAAAAGAAAAGAACGAGAATTCTAAGTTCTGTCAAAGCTCTTCCAATACAGTGCTTTCATCAACAAAAACTCAACCTAGCAAGAGGGAACGTGAAAGAACTCTGCCAAGAATTTTATGTAAGCCAGATATAACTAGCAAAAATTTGGCTGTAAAGGAAAGCCAACTGGAAAAAAAGGGTTCGGGTCCAGGCGTAGCATCAGATATATTAAGAAAGCAGACAGCGAATAAAGAGAATGAATTAGAAAGGAGTCTTCCCCCACAAACTCCGGAGATGGCATCCTTATCCAACAACCAACAAAGTCTTCATCATGAAAAGAATTGTTCCTCAGCTCAGGAAGTAACTAAAAAACCGCGGCTTCAACCAAAGGCCAACAATAAAAACGCAGGAGTTTTACcctcaaaagagtttaaaaaagaGCAAGCGAAGTCTCCCAGTCAAGTCAATAGCTTGACTGGTCCTTTAACTAAGCAAGCTGTGGAAATGCTGTATGATATTCAAAGGCATAGCCCTGCTAGCAAGTTACCTGAAAATGGGGAACTGCCATTACCCCGTACGCCTTCAGGTACTAGTGATAGACATTCAGACGATACCTTTGATATAAGGACCCCAACTTGTAAAAGGTATAGCGAAGATAGTACCACACCAAGGATCATGGTTCCTCCAGCTACTCCTGATCTGCCGGCTTGTAGCCCAGCAAGTGAGACGGGTAGTGAAAACAGTGTTAGCATGGCTGCCCACACTTTGATGATACTTTCACGCGCTGCTATTGCAAGGACTAGTACAACTACTCCACTGAAGGACAATACTCAACAGTTTAAGTCTATAAGAAGTGCAGCTAAAAAAAGAAAGCAGGAGGACTCCGTGGATTGCGAAAAGAATTCCCGGACTCCCAATAAAAAGGATGCTCAGAATTTTGCATTACccataaagaaaaagaagataaag cAGAAGAAATTACCAATTGCCTTTCCTGCAGAAATGGATGTGGATAAATTTTTATTGTCATTGCATTATGATGAATAA
- the NPAT gene encoding protein NPAT isoform X2, with protein MLLPSDVARLVLGYLQQEKLLATCRAFILESSDLKEYAEHCTGEGFVPACLLSLFGKNLTTILNEYIAMKSKETTNDIPAIMSSLWKKLDYTLSQIRSMQNSVGFSANQRSRTRSAIADMKKQKCLQQSASSNLGSSPAVYQPGQLTSTAITATQVILKPVISSSLAQPRLNPPSALQGQIQESQIHMCDSLTLVSALQERKLNTSVLSPGKRKSDSQKKRSNASGPQLSNCSIQESSPAEKVSLPMQEESEQLELIDGDLPQMIIENAREKILSSKCLQEKLAENINKFLGSDGNMPQTAKQAESGPPIQESSIDEFLGLQQGEIHMTEEAIQEILEQTESDPAFQGLFDVFDFGKTKNCRNVSQGISTQNGTDNSMLVDEENLEALESYIGTKELGDNSHESLSYTDDHSKEACVLKTSCSEHDFTLEQHLKIQSIVSGEFSSSSEVRNQSESVEMETPDQRIEPKFTSESVQNQFPGTEPNIDACNKQGPATRNYRTEKDGLCQGVQNLPDLPYNQLDTSQTALSDKTECCSLPNMLSEKTNAEVLAPLKSYESETVNKPSVNCSHSKEMAENVQQVTDQSVFPVSAQRNRNSPSSSNFQDSNKLESEHSATLVVEASHPNVVELQLEVVGTSNSLNLNDPAIDPEPCSKYGNQKLEDSEIAQVEIQEPSSSSPKADAKSLFLTADNDRPTETAIEANATTSSECRSPLLDPTGETSPGNKIAEGVSSSNQGIGADASNIVSLKIIISDDPFISSDTELNNAVSSITGENVPTIILSSPAKSPSKMTRTSKSITAEESEKPGDSALVEHNLLVLRSQESGVSSLNIQNEDCAVFSVAGTSNISKDGEFIQLMPATSTSFGSSNSVYIASCISDPTALSTNVTPSNLVMFPGSSTSLASHIPMSPQLQTPPRTNSLFAMNPSMSPNYSQGSAIIIASPVQPVLQGMVGMIPVSIMGQNGNALSDPSRQILHMPVHASLSSGSIPKLPLPPKFHRMPRSKSNGGGKPVLNGSEPGSRVQRTGNSDKNICGDLKKTIETLPADTTSPSSKQNGSHRRVLCFDTTQASQKEKNENSKFCQSSSNTVLSSTKTQPSKRERERTLPRILCKPDITSKNLAVKESQLEKKGSGPGVASDILRKQTANKENELERSLPPQTPEMASLSNNQQSLHHEKNCSSAQEVTKKPRLQPKANNKNAGVLPSKEFKKEQAKSPSQVNSLTGPLTKQAVEMLYDIQRHSPASKLPENGELPLPRTPSGTSDRHSDDTFDIRTPTCKRYSEDSTTPRIMVPPATPDLPACSPASETGSENSVSMAAHTLMILSRAAIARTSTTTPLKDNTQQFKSIRSAAKKRKQEDSVDCEKNSRTPNKKDAQNFALPIKKKKIKKKLPIAFPAEMDVDKFLLSLHYDE; from the exons ATGTTACTGCCGTCTGACGTGGCCCGTCTGGTTCTAG GTTATTTACAACAAGAAAAACTTTTAGCCACATGCAGAGCATTTATATTGGAAAGTTCAGATTTAAAAGAATATGCAGAGCACTGTACAGGGGAAGGTTTTGTCCCAGCCTGTTTACtt TCTCTCTTTGGAAAAAACTTAACTACCATATTGAATGAGTACATAGCAATGAAATCCAAAG aaacaaCAAATGACATTCCAGCAATTATGTCATCTCTATGGAAGAAGTTAGATTATACACTTTCTCAAATCAG GAGCATGCAGAATTCAGTTGGATTTTCTGCCAATCAACGGA GTCGCACTAGAAGTGCAATTGCAGATATGAAAAAGCAGAAGTGCCTTCAACAGTCAGCCTCTTCTAATTTAGGATCATCACCTGCAGTTTATCAGCCAGGACAACTAACTTCCACTGCAATAACAGCCACACAGGTTATTCTTAAACCAGTTATATCTTCAAGTCTCGCTCAGCCAAGATTGAATCCTCCTTCTGCACTCCAGGGCCAAATTCAGGAAAGCCAAATTCATA tGTGTGATTCCCTCACTCTGGTTTCTGCACTCCAAGAGAGAAAGCTTAACACAAGTGTATTGTctccaggaaaaagaaaaag TGACTCCCAGAAGAAAAGGAGTAACGCATCAGGACCACAGTTGTCTAATTGTAGCATCCAAGAATCTTCTCCAGCAGAAAAAGTCAGCTTGCCTATGCAAGAAGAAAGTGAGCAACTAGAACTTATTGATGGTGACCTTCCC CAAATGATTATTGAAAATGCCAGAGAGAAAATTCTGAGCAGTAAATGTCTGCAGGAGAAGCTAGCTGAAAATATTAATAAGTTCTTGGGCAG CGATGGCAATATGCCTCAGACAGCAAAACAGGCAGAAAGTGGTCCACCAATACAAGAGTCTTCAATTGATGAATTTCTTGGTCTTCAG CAGGGTGAAATTCACATGACAGAAGAAGCCATCCAGGAGATTCTGGAGCAAACAGAATCAGATCCAGCATTTCAAGGACTCTTTGATGTATTTGATTTTG GTAAAACAAAGAATTGTAGAAATGTTTCTCAGGGTATTTCTACACAGAATGGGACAGATAATTCCATGTTGGTGGATGAAGAAAACCTAGAAGCACTTGAAAGCTATATTGGCACTAAGGAACTCG GTGATAATTCCCATGAGAGTCTATCATACACAGACGATCATTCAAAAGAAGCATGTGTCCTAAAGACTAGTTGCAGCGAACATGATTTTACTTTAGAACAGCATCTAAAGATACAAAGTATAGTATCTGGAGAATTTTCTTCAAGCTCTGAAGTGAGAAATCAAAGTGAATCAGTTGAAATGGAGACACCTGACCAAAGAATTGAGCCAAAATTTACCTCGGAATCTGTGCAAAATCAGTTTCCTGGCACTGAGCCCAATatagatgcttgcaacaaacaAGGACCAGCTACAAGGAATTATAGAACTGAAAAGGATGGATTATGTCAAGGTGTTCAGAACTTACCTGATTTGCCGTACAATCAGCTGGATACTTCACAAACAGCTTTATCGGATAAAACTGAGTGTTGTTCTTTGCCAAATATGCTCTCTGAAAAAACAAATGCAGAAGTTCTTGCTCCCTTGAAATCTTATGAAAGTGAAACAGTGAACAAACCTAGTGTGAATTGCAGCCATTCAAAAGAAATGGCTGAAAATGTACAGCAGGTCACAGATCAATCTGTGTTTCCTGTATCTGCCCAGCGCAACCGAAACAGTCCTAGTTCTTCTAATTTTCAAGACTCAAATAAGTTGGAATCAGAACATTCTGCAACACTTGTGGTTGAAGCATCCCATCCAAATGTAGTAGAGCTCCAACTTGAAGTTGTTGGTACTTCCAACAGTCTTAATTTGAATGATCCAGCTATAGACCCAGAACCTTGCTCAAAATATGGCAACCAGAAATTGGAGGATTCTGAAATAGCACAGGTAGAAATCCAGgagccatcatcatcatctccaaaAGCAGATGCCAAGAGTTTGTTTTTAACTGCTGATAATGACAGGCCTACAGAAACAGCTATTGAGGCCAATGCCACTACATCCAGTGAATGTCGTTCTCCACTTCTGGATCCAACAGGTGAAACAAGCCCAGGAAACAAAATTGCTGAGGGTGTTTCATCTAGTAATCAAGGCATTGGTGCAGATGCTTCTAATATTGTTTCCTTAAAAATTATTATAAGCGATGATCCGTTCATTTCATCAGACACTGAACTAAATAATGCTGTTTCCAGCATCACAGGGGAAAATGTACCAACTATAATATTGTCCTCTCCAGCTAAATCACCATCCAAGATGACAAGAACATCTAAATCTATAACAGCTGAAGAGTCTGAAAAGCCTGGAGATTCAGCTTTGGTAGAACATAATCTTTTGGTTCTTAGATCTCAAGAGTCTGGTGTGAGTTCCCTCAACATACAAAATGAAGATTGTGCAGTATTTTCAGTTGCTGGCACAAGCAATATTTCCAAGGATGGAGAATTTATTCAGTTGATGCCAGCCACAAGCACATCTTTTGGAAGCTCCAATAGTGTTTATATTGCCTCCTGTATATCTGATCCCACAGCATTGAGTACTAATGTTACTCCATCAAATTTAGTTATGTTTCCGGGCAGTTCAACTTCTCTTGCATCACACATTCCAATGTCACCACAGTTACAGACGCCTCCTAGGACAAACAGTTTGTTTGCCATGAACCCATCAATGTCTCCAAATTATTCGCAGG GGTCTGCAATTATAATTGCTTCTCCAGTACAGCCTGTATTGCAAGGAATGGTAGGAATGATTCCTGTATCTATAATGGGGCAAAATGGAAACGCTCTCTCAGATCCTTCCCGTCAG ATCCTGCATATGCCGGTCCATGCTTCATTGAGCAGTGGAAGTATTCCtaaacttcctcttcctccaaaaTTTCACAGGATGCCAAGAAGTAAATCAAATGGAGGAG GAAAGCCAGTACTCAATGGATCAGAACCTGGTTCTCGAGTTCAGAG aaCTGGAAACTCAGACAAGAATATTTGTGGGGATTTGAAAAAGACGATAGAAACTCTGCCAGCTGATACTACAAGCCCAAGTTCCAAACAAAATGGCAGTCACAGAAGAGTGCTTTGCTTTGATACCACCCAAGCATCACAAAAAGAAAAGAACGAGAATTCTAAGTTCTGTCAAAGCTCTTCCAATACAGTGCTTTCATCAACAAAAACTCAACCTAGCAAGAGGGAACGTGAAAGAACTCTGCCAAGAATTTTATGTAAGCCAGATATAACTAGCAAAAATTTGGCTGTAAAGGAAAGCCAACTGGAAAAAAAGGGTTCGGGTCCAGGCGTAGCATCAGATATATTAAGAAAGCAGACAGCGAATAAAGAGAATGAATTAGAAAGGAGTCTTCCCCCACAAACTCCGGAGATGGCATCCTTATCCAACAACCAACAAAGTCTTCATCATGAAAAGAATTGTTCCTCAGCTCAGGAAGTAACTAAAAAACCGCGGCTTCAACCAAAGGCCAACAATAAAAACGCAGGAGTTTTACcctcaaaagagtttaaaaaagaGCAAGCGAAGTCTCCCAGTCAAGTCAATAGCTTGACTGGTCCTTTAACTAAGCAAGCTGTGGAAATGCTGTATGATATTCAAAGGCATAGCCCTGCTAGCAAGTTACCTGAAAATGGGGAACTGCCATTACCCCGTACGCCTTCAGGTACTAGTGATAGACATTCAGACGATACCTTTGATATAAGGACCCCAACTTGTAAAAGGTATAGCGAAGATAGTACCACACCAAGGATCATGGTTCCTCCAGCTACTCCTGATCTGCCGGCTTGTAGCCCAGCAAGTGAGACGGGTAGTGAAAACAGTGTTAGCATGGCTGCCCACACTTTGATGATACTTTCACGCGCTGCTATTGCAAGGACTAGTACAACTACTCCACTGAAGGACAATACTCAACAGTTTAAGTCTATAAGAAGTGCAGCTAAAAAAAGAAAGCAGGAGGACTCCGTGGATTGCGAAAAGAATTCCCGGACTCCCAATAAAAAGGATGCTCAGAATTTTGCATTACccataaagaaaaagaagataaag AAGAAATTACCAATTGCCTTTCCTGCAGAAATGGATGTGGATAAATTTTTATTGTCATTGCATTATGATGAATAA